In the genome of Fundulus heteroclitus isolate FHET01 unplaced genomic scaffold, MU-UCD_Fhet_4.1 scaffold_36, whole genome shotgun sequence, one region contains:
- the LOC105917459 gene encoding claudin-20-like, translated as MLSAAVQILAFALALLGLLGATVATLLPNWKVSVNAWTSVMAPVSQMRGLWMDCVWYSSGVFSCTLKDSVLSLPPSLQAMRAGMVLSCMVAAFGLCLATLGLKCTRWGGGRRAKGHTAMAAGGCLVLASLLCLVPASLFTSEVITAFLTTDLPDSSKYQPGGALCVTFVSAGFLLAGGVILCLSCPGRTSGRPEIASSSSTSDNDDDPNGPTQKSSERRKQEPKNKKKKSKSVQLQTDEVRREEPAANRQPRLSCSPCKLPQKDLKDNYSLQEYV; from the coding sequence ATGCTGTCCGCCGCCGTCCAGATCCTGGCGTTCGCCCTGGCGCTGCTGGGGCTCCTGGGGGCCACGGTGGCCACGCTGCTGCCCAACTGGAAGGTGAGCGTGAACGCGTGGACCAGCGTCATGGCGCCCGTCTCGCAGATGCGGGGTCTGTGGATGGACTGCGTGTGGTACAGCTCCGGCGTCTTCAGCTGCACCCTGAAGGACTCGGTGCTGTCGCTGCCGCCGTCCCTGCAGGCGATGCGCGCCGGCATGGTGCTGTCCTGCATGGTGGCCGCCTTCGGGCTCTGCCTCGCCACCCTGGGGCTCAAGTGCACCCGCTGGGGGGGCGGCCGCCGAGCGAAGGGGCACACGGCCATGGCGGCGGGGGGCTGCCTCGTCCTGGCCAGCCTCCTCTGCCTGGTTCCGGCGTCGCTCTTCACCAGCGAAGTCATCACCGCCTTCCTGACCACCGACCTGCCCGACAGCAGCAAGTACCAGCCCGGCGGCGCTCTGTGCGTCACGTTCGTCTCCGCCGGTTTCCTGCTGGCCGGGGGGGTCATTCTCTGCCTGTCCTGTCCGGGGAGGACGTCCGGGCGTCCGGAAatcgcctcctcctcctccacctccgaCAACGACGACGACCCAAACGGGCCGACGCAGAAGAGCAGCGAGCGGCGCAAGCAGGAGcccaaaaacaagaagaagaagagcaaaaGCGTCCAGCTGCAGACGGACGAGGTGAGGCGGGAGGAACCGGCAGCGAACCGGCAGCCGAGGCTCTCCTGCTCTCCCTGCAAACTCCCCCAGAAAGACCTGAAGGACAACTACAGCCTCCAGGAGTACGTTTAA